A segment of the Polyodon spathula isolate WHYD16114869_AA chromosome 1, ASM1765450v1, whole genome shotgun sequence genome:
TATGAATAATCTGTCACTATCCCTTTAGTGTAACAAACTGTGtttcctcctgctcactggtaagtGGGGATTGTTAAGGTTAAGTAGGTGGGCAACCGGAAATAATTCCTGAGCCTGCCAGCATTCTTGTGGTTTGATAAAGGCGGGGGCACTTATTCAGTGTTAATTTAAAGGAAAGGAAAGGTTCCGGCACAGCAGCTGCACTCCCTCAATATTACCCTAATTTACCACAGACACAACTGTCACAAACACAACTTATAAACTTGATATATAGCTATGACAGTGAGACGGCTTTTGTGTGGAGTTCATGCAGAAGACCTCCTTTATACAAATCAACTGGCAGATGACGGACAATGATGAAAATGAGATTCTTTGAAGTGGTAATGGTCATTGAAATGTGTGAAACTCTGGCATTGAAAGGAGAGCGGTCTGCGAGACTTGCAGTCCTGGGTGGCTGCTGGCAGCTTGCTGGGaggtttgtctgtgttttgtcgCCGACTTCCCATCGCCTGTTTGCTAATTCCCTTAGGAGTAGCGGTAGGTTCACTGAAGGTCTTTGAATGGATCCTGCTGTCTATTaatttgcatgcattttaataCCAGGCCTTGGGttctttgctgttgttgttagGGGGACCTGGAACAGTAATATCACACCCGGAGCTAGACTcacacatttacatacatttagaTTGTATGATGCCCAGAGCTAGACTcacacatttacatacatttaatttgtatgatGCCCAGAGTTAGACTcacacatttacatacatttagaTTGTATGATGCCCAGAGCTAGACTcacacatttacatacatttagaTTGTATGATGCCCAGAGCTAGACTCgcacatttacatacatttaatttgtatgatGCCCAGAGCTAGACTCccacatttacatacatttagaTTGTATGATGCCCAGAGCTAGACTcacacatttacatacatttagaTTGTATGATGCCCAGAGCTAGACTcacacatttacatacatttagGTTGTATGATGCCCAGAGCTAgacttgcacatttttttttttaaacacatggtATTTTAAGAGCTCGTTCATTTGATACTGTACTATAAATTGTAGGATGCATTTGAGTTTTATGAATCATACCTTTGTTTTATAACACTTTCCACTAGGCTTTATTTAACAAACTTTATAAGAaaaatctatgcatttgttttgctAGTTTAGAACAAATCTGAATGACTACAGCAAGTGCATAAAGATATCCTGCAATGTAACGCACATCCCATTCAAGTGTTTTGAGTGATAATGTATTCCTCCAGATCTAAAGAACATGTGTTTTTTCGTTTAGCAGAGCAGAGATTTCCATCGACACATTGTCTGACGGATTCAGATGTAAAGTTGGCAGGGAGAAAAGAAACTTCAGTTTTTATAGCTTCGAGCTAGTCCTTTTAAGTGTGCTATAATATTGATGGAGTCTGGAGTAAGCGCTTACCCATTGAAATGTTACTTAAAAGACCAGTTTTCTTGTCATTGGCTTGGATTGTATGGGGAAAATGATCACAATAGagttttgtaatgcattttaaaagtgtgaGAAATCGGCTTGTCTAGACTGAGAGAGAGTCTACATTCAATTGGAAATGGTGTCAAGTATGTGATAGAtgccaaggtttttttttctttttccttttttctcttttttacacTACAGTTTCTTTGGCTGGAGCTGTGTTGTGTTACAATTTTGTAAAGGTCTTCTACTAGTAGTAACGATGCTGGAGTGCTGGTCTTTTAAACACTCCAAACTCGCTGCTCTGTCAGCTATTATTTACATGCATCTTCTGATTTGCCCCAAAACTTGTCTGTAAGACCTGCTCACTTGCAGTGGTATTTGGAGAGAACCATAAGAGTTTCAAAACAAGCTAAAGTTGAGTCACGAAAAGGTTATTTAGAGCAAGGTTTCTTTCTGCATCCTGATcccattaaattaatttaatcaattacattGTTTTGATGGAAAATGTTACCACATTCACAGGTTCTTGGTTTTCCAGTACATATCGCTTCTTTTAATAGCAAATGTGTGCCTGGTGCTACTGTACTTGTTCCTTACTTGTAGGTATAGTATGTGAAGAGCAAAAGCTCTTGCTGGAAAAGTGGGAAATAAATTATACGCCCAGGAAGACagcacaacaaataaaaaagctgtgTAGTTTGGAATTGTACTGCTTGATAAACAGAAGTCCCCATCTAGAAAAGCCCTGTCCCAGGATCAGTGGGGGTTAATGTCATCCTCTCAATTTGCCCAGAGTTCTGTACAAGTCTACAGTGAGCTTCTCTGAAGCAGACCCATGCGTCTCTCCATTCTGTACAAGACTACAGTGAGCGTCTCTGAAGCAGACCTATGCTTCTCTCCATTCTGTACATCAGACttcaaacagcatgttttcagaCATCAAGCTCCTGTATTCTGAAACATACTCCCAATAAAATACAAGTATAATAGTTTCATTGTCTCACTTGAAACCAAGATCAAACTTCTCCTGTTCAACAGTGTCTACAAGTTAAGTGTCCTGCAAACTGCAGTGTGTGCTCTGAAGCATGTGTGTGCCTCCAAGTTGTGATTTATGTgccagtgtttttcagtgttttttggaACATTGACATGTGCTTGTGTAAGGGCTTGAAGTCTTCTGCTGAGACCTCAAACACCTTACATGTAGACCTGAGGGCTCGGTACAACTATACAACAGTACAAAGACTATTGAGAAAAGTCTTGTGTATGGACAAGCTGCCTTTAGAACTATCAATGGGATGGGTTTTTATAAAcgtttatttgtatataataactggtgagcaattttttcacaggctcatccagttgatatttcccgtAATAACTAGATGCTTATAGAAACCcacgctcattaacaccagcaacagagcaagGCCCCAGTgcgagctgtcaaactgaaagcaattccacaacaagcaacacaaaCTGTACATCTTGGGCAGGAAAAAAATTGCTCACTAGAGATTATAAAAATTACTGCattggggtagtgtgtgataaataaGAATTAAATGCCCATCCTCAGGGTGGGATGCTTTtgagttttgggttttttttttaacattaaagagAACAATTTTCTCACTTGCATTCACATAATAGACATCAGTGGGAAGTAGAGCCACATGGTGGAAGTGTACTCAGTGCCCCCGAATGAGTGTGCATGCTTCAGTAAATCCTGCTTTGATGGCACTTTGAATCTGCAACGATGAAAGCAGAAAGAATGTTAAGGGTCCTATGATGAAGCAGTTAGTCATGCATGTAATATTGAGCAGATTGAGGGTTAAATAAGGTCATCAATGCAGACTTACCTCGACTTCTTAAAACACaagcagaaatatatttacaaatgcaactggggttgatgatgatgatgatgatttatttatttttcctacaaCAGAAATGGTGTTAAAGTCACAAGAAGTTCATTGCATTGTGTGTCTTTGCAGGATATCACGTCTTTGACTGGCGTTCCGGAGGAGCATATCAAGACTCGTAAAGTGCGGATCTCTGTCCCTGCCCGCAATGCCATGCAGTCTGGGGCAAACAACGTCCGCAAGTGGAGAATGGACTTCGATACCCGAGAACGCTGGGAGAACAATTTGATGGGATGGGCTTCAACGTAGGTTATTATTTCAAAAGTACATGCTGTAATAATTGGGTCTAAACAATCCTAATACCTGCACCATTGTTTACTGACATTTATTATAGTGTTGGTAACAGGCACAGCTTTACAAAATAATGACTGAAGATAGCAATAAGAACTTGgtacttaaatgtatttaaggttaatacgttttattttattttttcagggcTGATCCTTTGTCCAACATGGTTCTTACTTTTACCACCAAAGAGGATGCTGTTGCTTTTGCAGAGAAAAATGGTACGTATTTCAACAAATTGGCAGTATTTTCAGTAATCCTATATAAAGCTTAACAATTGATACATTGTGCCCTGGAGACAGGCTGAAACAACCTTGACATATGGCAAACATGTCAACAcctgaaacacattttcagaaatgtgattctgaaaatgtatatatatatatatatatatatatatatatatatatatatatatatatatatatatcctctgaCAGTCCTTCTGTCTAGCCATCTGATGAAGTTACCAGGTTATGACTAAATGCCATGCTTGCCCCTTGTAAACTTCAGAGAAGGACTAAGTATTATTCATTTACCAGTGAAGATCACCCACTGTCACATCATTAGTGTTTTGTAAACTCTTATGAAAACATCATCTTCGCTTTTGATTATGTGATACTTTATCTACAGGAATCTAACTGTATTGTAGTATTTTCTGTGTTCTAATCCTAAAGCAATGTCAAATCTGAATAAATGCAACTCAGATTTAAAACCAAGGAGGTTCTGATGAACACATGGGACATTCTTTCACGGATAATCGCACATGCACACAGTATAGTGAACACACGATCGTGCACATGGCCTTGCTAATGGAGTCACAGCAGATGTGTGTGGAATGGGGCTGTATTTCGTGTGTAAAAGTCGGATGTAGAAGGAGGTAAGGTCTGTCACTGTAACCCTTCTGTACAGTAGTGATTGACTGCAGATTGCCTTGATGGAATCAGTCAGCCAGCAGTCCCCTTTATAGATGCCTCTGGAAAGGCTTTGGGTTGTGCTGGTATCCATGAAGGACTGCTCCTTTGTTCTGTAATGTAGAACATATTCTTAGCCGTCAAGACAAATGTGTTCCAAGTTCAGTGAAAGAATAGCCCCAGAATTTTCTCTGGCTTTATTGACTGTATACTTGTGTCCAGTCTTAAAACCCTTAATCATGTAGGACTTACTGAACacgtttatgtaaaataaatacaaaaaacatgttgGTCTTGATATAATTGTAGTGCCCTACCAGTAAAACATAGAGAGACTAGTGTCTGATCTATTGCTTGTCTGTGTTATCCAGCATCTTTCCAAAATGGTTTAAAGGCAGTGCAGCAGGTGTTTCACACAGGTGGCTCCCGTGAGGTACATTGTCAGGGTGAATCTTTAGCACAGTAGTAACTGAGAGCAGATTGTCTTCCTAGAATCCATCAGCCAGTGCCTTTTACAGTAGTCCTTTTACAAAACCTGGTTTGTAGCCATTgtcagaatgtatttatttagtttatttattatttatttagcctgCTTAGCTATTTAATCCCGCTTTTCTCACCAATTTAGAACGTCCAGTTAACACCCCTATTACTTTCTAAAGAAGGGCCTTGGCAAGGTTTGTAACAATGTAGGCAAGTGGTTCTgtctaattaaataatttcagtACCCAAGACTGGTTTATTAATTTTCAGTGCCAAGTGGAATGGTCTTCCCTATCGTCAGATTGTgctctgccttttaaaaaaacatgatttctCCAGTACTGTGTTGTTAGTATGTATTTACTGCAAATAAACTTGCTGGTTTCTTTTTGTTGAACAGGCTGGAGCTATGATCTTCAAGAAAAGAAGGCACCAAAGCCTAACCCCAAATCCTATGGAGCAAACTTCTCTTGGAACAAAAGGACACGAGTGTCCACAAAATAAACTATCAATGGACATCTGTGTGTCTGACTCTGTATAGTCAGCTGTGTTATATTTATAGATAAGCGTAATGCAATTCTTAATCTCCTAATAAAATGACCTTTAAGCAGTTATACCTTTTGAAGTCAGTGGGTTTTTACACTTGCAATTATTCACCTGGTTAAAAGCCTCATTGAAGTTGCCTGTGTCCTGTCATTTAAATTACACTCATGTAGTTTTGACATAAGggactgtgttgtgttctctCCATTCTGCCCTTCATGCCTGAACAGCAGAGTCCCTGGAATGCCTTATGGATTATAAAATGGTCTAATATTGTCAAAACCAGGCATGCCCACTAGCGCTTCCCTCGCAAcaaaactgaccaatcagagaatgttaacatgttgttgtttattatccCAGGAGAAAGGGG
Coding sequences within it:
- the LOC121314188 gene encoding NADH dehydrogenase [ubiquinone] iron-sulfur protein 4, mitochondrial-like, producing MASSMSLLVLKRASLLNTATKSLLIPIRSASTTACRLAQDQAHDTQLITVEEKLDITSLTGVPEEHIKTRKVRISVPARNAMQSGANNVRKWRMDFDTRERWENNLMGWASTADPLSNMVLTFTTKEDAVAFAEKNGWSYDLQEKKAPKPNPKSYGANFSWNKRTRVSTK